CGCGCTCGAAGAGGCGCTGGAGGATTTCGCCGGCTGCGCCGTCATCATCAGCCATGATCGCTGGTTCCTCGACCGCATCGCGACCCACATCCTGGCGTTCGAAGGCGACAGCCACGTCGAATGGTTCGAGGGCAACTTCCAGGACTACGAAAAGGACAAGATGCGCCGACTCGGTCAGGACAGCATCATTCCGCACCGCGTGAAGTACAAGAAGCTGACGCGGTGATCTCGGCATGATGCGGCGGGCGCTCATCGCTGCGGTGATCGTGGTCACCTGTGGCTGCTGGTCGTCCGCCCGCGCCGCCGATGCCGCCTTCACGCAGTTCATCGCATCACTCTGGCAGGAGGCACAGGCGGCGGGCGTGTCACGCGCGACATTCGAGCAACAGACGCGTGGGCTCGAGCCTGACTACAAGCTGCCCGATCTGCTTCTGCCGGGCCGGCCGGCGACCGGCGCGCCGTCGCAGGCCGAGTTCGTGCAGGTGCCAGCGGACTACGTCAGGGAAGGCTCGATCGCGCGGCTTGCAGGCGAGGGGCAGCGGTTGCTGCAGAAATATCGGCCGGCGCTGACCGAGATCGAGAAGAAATCCGGGGTGCCGGCGACCGTGATGCTCGCGATCTGGGGCCGCGAGACCGATTACGGCCGCTACACTCTGCCTTACGACCTCGTCCGCGTGCTGGCGACGCAGGCCTATGTCGGCCGCCGCAAGGATCAGTATCGCAACGAGTTCATTCTCGCGCTCAAGATCCTCGGCGAGGGCGTGGTGACGCGCAAGGACATGCGCTCGTCCTGGGCCGGTGCGACCGGCCTCACGCAGTTCCTGCCATCGGAGTATTACAAGCACGGCGTCGATTTCGACGGCGACGGACGCATCGACATCTGGCATTCGGTGCCGGATGCGCTGGCGTCCGCCGCGCAGCAGCTCGTCAACAAGGGTTGGCAGAGCGGCGTGCGCTGGGCCTACGAGGTGCAGGCGCCGGCCAAGGTCGATTGCACCAATGGCGTGCCCGAGGTGACGAAGCCGATCGGGCAGTGGCTGCGCGAAGGTTTTGTGCCGGTGCGCGGGCAGAAGCTGAGCGCCGCCGAGCAGTCGCAGCCGGCCTCGCTGCTGCAGCCGGAGGGCATCTACGGTCCGTCATTCCTGACCACGAAGAATTACTTCGTCATCAAGGAATACAATTTCTCCGAC
This genomic stretch from Bradyrhizobium sp. CCGB12 harbors:
- a CDS encoding lytic murein transglycosylase, with the translated sequence MMRRALIAAVIVVTCGCWSSARAADAAFTQFIASLWQEAQAAGVSRATFEQQTRGLEPDYKLPDLLLPGRPATGAPSQAEFVQVPADYVREGSIARLAGEGQRLLQKYRPALTEIEKKSGVPATVMLAIWGRETDYGRYTLPYDLVRVLATQAYVGRRKDQYRNEFILALKILGEGVVTRKDMRSSWAGATGLTQFLPSEYYKHGVDFDGDGRIDIWHSVPDALASAAQQLVNKGWQSGVRWAYEVQAPAKVDCTNGVPEVTKPIGQWLREGFVPVRGQKLSAAEQSQPASLLQPEGIYGPSFLTTKNYFVIKEYNFSDLYVLFVGHLSDRMTSPLPFATPWSASKQLRTTDVETMQRGLTRVGLYKDKIDGKAGMQTRAALGAYQKSAGLKVDCWPSEEVLRSIQAAR